The sequence CACCTGAACGGTGCGCACGCGTGCCTCCTCGCTGCCCGGAAGAAGACGCACGATGTCCCCGGCGTGGATCACGCCGCCGATGGCGGTGCCCGTCACCACTACGCCATGCCCGTGCATCACAAAGGCACGATCAACGGGAAGCCGAAAATAGCCGGTGGACTCGGGGCGCGTGTACCCCGCCAGGAGCGCCTCGATGGTCCGTCGCAACTCGCTCAACCCCAGCCCCGTTACCGAGGACACCGCAATCATCGGCGCGCCTTCGAGCGTGGTGCCGGCAAGCAAGATCTCGATCTCTTCCCGCACCGCCGCGAGGCGCGCGGTGTCGACCAGGTCCGCCTTGGTAATCGCCACCACCCCATGTGAAGCGCCCAGGAGATGCAGGATATCGAGGTGCTCTTCAGTCTGCGGCATGACCCCATCGTCCGCCGCGACAACCAACAGCACCAGATCGATGCCGTGTGCGCCGGCGAGCATGTTGCGGATGAACCGCTCATGTCCCGGCACATCGACGATACCGACGCGCTCGCCGTTCGAGAGGTCCAGGTATGCGAACCCCAAATCGATGGAAATGCCGCGCTCCTTCTCCTCTTTGAGCCGATCCGTTTCCTGGCCAGTCAAAGCCCGAATGAGCGCGGTCTTGCCGTGATCGATATGCCCGGCGGTACCGATGATGTGAGGCATAAATCAGCTGTCAGGAATCAGCCATCAGCTCGACGACTCAGCACTCAGCACCCAGGACTCAGGACTATTTCTCGGCACGAGATCTTCAGCTTGGAAGATGCCACGCAAGTCTAGGAGAAATTGCCCGGATTGTACGCGGCCGATGATCGGCGGATCAGCAGCGCGGAAGCGGCGCGCGATCTCTTGTGCGCCGAGCGTCGGATGGGTGATCGCGACGGCTTTGCTC is a genomic window of Candidatus Binatia bacterium containing:
- the selB gene encoding selenocysteine-specific translation elongation factor; this encodes MPHIIGTAGHIDHGKTALIRALTGQETDRLKEEKERGISIDLGFAYLDLSNGERVGIVDVPGHERFIRNMLAGAHGIDLVLLVVAADDGVMPQTEEHLDILHLLGASHGVVAITKADLVDTARLAAVREEIEILLAGTTLEGAPMIAVSSVTGLGLSELRRTIEALLAGYTRPESTGYFRLPVDRAFVMHGHGVVVTGTAIGGVIHAGDIVRLLPGSEEARVRTVQV